The following are encoded together in the Scylla paramamosain isolate STU-SP2022 unplaced genomic scaffold, ASM3559412v1 Contig76, whole genome shotgun sequence genome:
- the LOC135098717 gene encoding uncharacterized protein LOC135098717 produces MAAKEITLADVMSALKAQGEVQHAELQAVTSSVDRVFKEVMGLVKEECSRVKDEVLSEVFTKDQVKGEVEKAASELRRYVDEVVAAQAPPVLSQHKGTLFRSSGRASETEGGSDEGEEDNSCHGSLNSLSPLAKVIPSPLRSPVNVLSPPPSPLASVKSYPSAASSTSRRLKDGTRRRPQEFDGTVSWEAYKTQFELLASARQWSRPEMAMQLVWALKGPALEVLNQLPAAQRCSYSKVTATLERRYGYQHQTEVFRTRFRARLRGPGETLTRLAQDLEVLVRRAYPEASEEMITILLRDQFVDAIDNQQLRIYVQQAHPKDLQEALARGLEMESFLRTTRERPSGNYVPQRVKARKGAVQKAYSSPSPPLGEFRGKCYSCGQQGHTKRYCPQGSSSGKAVNGRAGQYQYKPCCWNCGQGHKMAECALVSPRDSKEAGGNGKRLVEGVERQPESQRPQSA; encoded by the exons ATGGCGGCGAAAGAAATCACACTAGCGGATGTTATGAGTGCCCTGAAGGCGCAGGGAGAG GTACAGCATGCTGAGTTGCAAGCGGTGACGAGCAGTGTAGACCGTGTATTTAAGGAGGTTATGGGGCTCGTGAAGGAGGAGTGTTCACGGGTTAAAGACGAGGTGTTAAGTGAAGTGTTCACCAAGgatcaggtgaagggagaggtggaaaaagcGGCCAGTGAACTGAGGAGATATGTGGATGAGGTTGTGGCGGCACAGGCGCCTCCTGTACTCTCTCAGCATAAAGGCACGCTGTTCCGGTCAAGTGGGCGTGCTAGTGAGACTGAGGGGGGGAGtgacgaaggggaggaggataatagttgTCACGGAAGCCTAAACAGCCTTTCTCCATTGGCCAAGGTGATACCGTCTCCCCTACGCTCTCCTGTAAACGtcttatcacctccaccatccccgCTAGCCTCAGTAAAGTCGTACCCCTCTGCTGCCAGCTCCACGTCACGGAGGCTGAAGGACGGGACGAGGCGCCGGCCACAGGAGTTCGATGGAACAGTGTCTTGGGAAGCGTATAAGACACAGTTCGagctcttggccagtgcccgCCAGTGGAGTCGCCCTGAGATGGCCATGCAGCTGGTGTGGGCACTCAAAGGACCGGCATTAGAAGTCTTGAACCAGCTGCCAGCTGCCCAGCGGTGCTCGTATAGTaaagtgacggcgacactggagAGGAGGTACGGGTACCAGCACCAAACCGAGGTGTTCAGGACAAGGTTCCGGGCCAGGTTACGAGGCCCGGGGGAGACCCTGACACGCCTGGCGCAGGATTTGGAGGTGCTGGTGCGGCGTGCGTACCCGGAGGCCAGTGAGGAGATGATCACCATTCTCCTGCGGGATCAGTTCGTTGATGCCATCGATAACCAACAACTGAGGATATACGTCCAGCAGGCACACCCCAAGGACCTTCAGGAGGCCCTGGCGAGGGGCCTGGAGATGGAGTCATTTCTCCGGACGACGCGGGAGCGACCCAGCGGGAATTATGTCCCGCAGAGagtgaaggcaaggaaaggggCCGTGCAGAAGGCCTACTCTAGCCCTTCACCGCCCCTAGGTGAGTTCAGGGGTAAGTGCTACTCTTGCGGGCAGCAGGGGCACACCAAGAGGTACTGCCCGCAGGGATCGAGTAGCGGAAAGGCTGTCAACGGCAGAGCAGGGCAGTACCAGTACAAACCCTGTTGTTGGAACTGCGGTCAGGGGCACAAGATGGCAGAGTGTGCCCTCGTCTCTCCCAGGGATAGCAAGGAGGCTGGGGGAAACGGAAAGAGGCTGGTGGAAGGGGTCGAGCGCCAGCCAGAGAGCCAGAGACCCCAGTCCGCCTAA
- the LOC135098719 gene encoding uncharacterized protein LOC135098719 — protein sequence MQAVVQYYSLSTLIHFEGLETTVPSDLWRTMGALPPRTTTTSTTTPAITYKGETVMWLQVDRFGGLQRAAQSEACGIEGQLLIIKLMEESGRSLEGVVEVQYLEKIPPP from the exons ATGCAGGCAGTGGTGCAATATTATTCCCTCAGCACACTCATTCACTTTGAGGGCTTGGAAACCACAGTGCCTTCAGATttgtggagaa CCATGGGTGCCTTGCCtcctcgcaccaccaccacaagcaccaccactcctgccatCACCTACAAGGGGGAGACTGTGATGTGGCTGCAGGTGGATAG GTTCGGAGGCCTCCAGAGAGCTGCCCAGAGTGAAGCTTGTGGTATAGAGGGACAGCTGCTGATTATCAAGCTTATggaagaaagtgggaggagcctggagggagtggtggaggtacAGTACTTGGAGAAAATCCCTCCACCATGA